A window of the Bacillus sp. A301a_S52 genome harbors these coding sequences:
- a CDS encoding YitT family protein → MQRGIRLFIILIASIIIGVAFNLFLLPHEVLTGGVTGLAMVFGLMTPVNTGYWIVLLNAPIFVLGWMKLGREFIGNSIFSVLVTSVSMLWIPIIQVTEDALLSSVFGGVIAGAAIGVIIRFYSSTGGFDIVSLVLIKRWDVPLGGLIFALNSVVVFISAFFFAWDLALYTMLSIYMTGIVIDRVHTRHVKLSLMVVTSKGDELKKELLANLVRGITVIDGRGAYSGEDKKVLYTVITRYELAIIRPILKEIDPQAFVSVSESMEVMGNFRRD, encoded by the coding sequence ATGCAACGGGGAATCCGCTTATTTATCATTTTAATTGCGTCAATTATTATTGGAGTTGCATTTAACTTATTTTTATTGCCACATGAAGTATTAACAGGAGGAGTAACAGGTCTTGCAATGGTATTTGGTCTTATGACCCCAGTGAATACCGGATATTGGATCGTTTTGCTCAATGCGCCGATCTTCGTTTTGGGTTGGATGAAGTTAGGACGGGAATTTATAGGGAATAGTATTTTTTCCGTTCTCGTCACATCGGTTTCGATGCTATGGATTCCCATTATTCAAGTAACGGAGGATGCGTTATTATCGTCGGTCTTTGGCGGTGTCATTGCGGGAGCTGCAATTGGTGTTATCATCCGTTTTTATAGTTCTACAGGAGGATTTGATATTGTCAGTCTTGTATTAATAAAAAGGTGGGATGTACCTTTAGGAGGCTTAATTTTTGCGCTCAACAGTGTTGTTGTGTTTATTTCTGCTTTTTTCTTTGCATGGGATTTAGCATTATATACAATGCTGTCAATCTACATGACTGGCATCGTTATTGATCGTGTTCATACACGCCATGTCAAGCTTAGTTTAATGGTAGTAACGAGTAAAGGAGACGAATTGAAGAAGGAGCTTCTAGCTAATCTCGTTAGAGGAATAACGGTGATCGATGGGAGAGGAGCCTATTCAGGTGAAGATAAGAAAGTGTTGTATACAGTCATTACCCGTTATGAATTGGCGATCATCAGACCCATTTTAAAAGAGATAGATCCACAAGCATTTGTAAGTGTGAGTGAAAGCATGGAAGTCATGGGGAATTTCAGGCGGGATTAA
- a CDS encoding M42 family metallopeptidase, translated as MDDMLVMLKDLTDANGTPGNEREPREVMKKYISLYADSVETDHLGSLIAKKTGSVEDGPKIMVAGHLDEIGFMITHIDEKGFLKFQCLGGWWEQVMLAQRVTVMTKSGNIPGVIGSKPPHILTPEVRKKSMDKKEMFIDIGATSKDEAMSFGVRPGDTVVPVCDFTIMKNEKMLMAKAWDNRIGCAIAIEVLRQLSHTEHPNTVYGVGTVQEEVGLRGAKTSAHYIQPDIGFAVDVGIAGDTPGVTEKDALAKMGEGPQIVMYDASMVAHKGLRDFVTDTADEQNIPYQFDAVPAGGTDSGSIHLTANGVPALSITIATRYIHTHAAILHRDDFENAVKLIVEVIKKLDRKTVDEITFN; from the coding sequence ATGGATGATATGTTAGTAATGCTAAAAGACTTAACAGATGCGAATGGGACACCAGGAAATGAGCGAGAACCACGAGAAGTGATGAAGAAATACATATCTTTGTATGCTGATTCAGTTGAGACGGATCACCTCGGTAGTCTTATTGCTAAAAAAACAGGTTCAGTGGAAGACGGACCAAAAATTATGGTAGCGGGCCACCTAGATGAGATAGGATTTATGATCACGCATATAGATGAAAAGGGTTTTTTAAAATTCCAATGCCTTGGAGGCTGGTGGGAGCAAGTGATGCTTGCACAGCGTGTGACAGTCATGACAAAGAGCGGCAACATTCCGGGGGTCATCGGTTCTAAACCTCCTCATATTTTAACCCCTGAAGTCCGTAAGAAGTCTATGGATAAAAAAGAGATGTTTATAGATATTGGTGCTACTAGTAAAGATGAAGCCATGAGCTTTGGAGTGCGACCTGGAGACACGGTCGTACCAGTATGCGATTTTACCATTATGAAGAATGAAAAAATGCTAATGGCTAAAGCTTGGGATAATCGTATTGGTTGCGCTATTGCGATTGAAGTACTTCGCCAACTCAGCCATACAGAGCACCCAAATACAGTATATGGTGTGGGCACCGTACAAGAGGAAGTAGGTTTACGAGGGGCAAAAACTTCCGCTCACTATATTCAGCCCGATATTGGATTTGCAGTGGATGTAGGAATTGCTGGGGACACACCTGGTGTAACTGAGAAGGATGCCTTAGCTAAAATGGGCGAGGGGCCCCAAATTGTAATGTACGACGCTTCAATGGTTGCACATAAAGGGTTACGGGATTTTGTAACAGATACAGCTGATGAACAAAATATTCCTTATCAGTTTGATGCTGTTCCCGCAGGAGGGACAGATTCTGGTTCAATTCATTTGACTGCAAATGGAGTGCCTGCCTTATCAATTACGATTGCAACTCGTTACATTCACACTCATGCCGCTATATTACACCGTGATGATTTCGAGAATGCTGTTAAGCTCATTGTGGAAGTTATTAAGAAATTAGATAGAAAAACGGTTGATGAGATTACGTTTAATTAA
- a CDS encoding dUTP diphosphatase, with amino-acid sequence MNFFKLFEMQRTLDSYIEAKQGLHEEALLERKLLALQVEIAELANETRCFKFWSTKGPAERDVILEEYVDGIHFILSIGLEYGYDKTCHCHYPESVKVPKEALVTDFFNVTDKLLNLRKNGSQAAFEALFTSYLTIGAHLGFTGEDVEEAYMKKNDVNKQRQDQGY; translated from the coding sequence ATGAATTTTTTTAAGCTGTTTGAGATGCAGAGAACGTTAGATTCATACATAGAAGCTAAGCAGGGGTTACATGAGGAGGCATTACTAGAACGGAAATTACTTGCACTACAAGTAGAGATTGCTGAACTAGCCAATGAAACGCGCTGTTTTAAATTTTGGAGTACAAAAGGACCAGCAGAACGAGATGTCATATTAGAGGAGTATGTAGACGGCATTCATTTCATCTTATCTATTGGACTTGAATATGGGTACGATAAAACGTGTCATTGCCATTATCCAGAAAGCGTGAAAGTGCCTAAAGAAGCGCTGGTAACAGACTTTTTTAATGTCACAGACAAGCTTCTTAATCTGAGAAAGAACGGCTCACAAGCTGCGTTTGAAGCGCTTTTTACTAGCTACTTAACGATAGGTGCACATTTGGGCTTTACCGGTGAAGATGTGGAGGAAGCCTATATGAAAAAAAACGATGTTAATAAACAGAGACAAGATCAAGGGTACTAA
- a CDS encoding sigma-w pathway protein ysdB: MLTVILFRIFLLLAIGIIIFSFIKYTLDPRRKLERAYRNGYFYLLDDTDNVRRNVLFTFRNALFEGEKFLGPADDSFEVTSIIVSSEDIDQLHGLSRRDFHFIEKELRLRYPKADIQWRSPISHLLKRLERQGK, encoded by the coding sequence ATGTTAACCGTCATTCTATTTCGAATCTTCCTCCTGTTAGCCATTGGCATTATTATTTTCAGTTTTATTAAATACACACTGGACCCTCGACGTAAATTAGAAAGAGCTTACCGTAATGGCTATTTTTATTTACTTGATGACACAGATAACGTAAGAAGAAATGTGTTATTTACGTTTCGCAACGCTTTATTTGAGGGAGAAAAATTCCTTGGCCCGGCTGACGATTCCTTTGAAGTCACCTCGATTATTGTTAGTTCTGAAGATATCGATCAATTACATGGGTTGAGTAGACGTGATTTTCATTTTATTGAGAAAGAATTAAGGCTACGCTATCCAAAAGCTGATATCCAATGGCGCTCTCCAATCAGTCACCTTTTAAAACGCCTTGAGAGACAAGGAAAGTAA
- a CDS encoding TVP38/TMEM64 family protein yields MDSFNEAIPQLIDDAGWMAPALFIILHLIRPLLFIPVIVVCILGGYLFGFFYGTLYSIVGLSLMSLVFYKLINLFPFFQKRIIKLKQKVFKDRLLTIGQVMILRMMPFVHFHLLSLYLMDMTKTYREYMTYSIAGVIFPSMLYTAFGQGITELPWYLSLVFFTLLAMIFSFLGKRGTAVYKWGKFFPSKMYERS; encoded by the coding sequence ATGGATTCATTCAACGAAGCAATTCCTCAATTAATAGATGATGCTGGATGGATGGCGCCTGCCCTCTTTATAATTCTTCATTTAATAAGACCGTTATTATTTATCCCGGTTATTGTTGTATGCATTTTAGGTGGCTATTTATTTGGTTTTTTTTATGGAACATTGTATTCTATTGTAGGTTTATCACTCATGAGTCTCGTCTTTTATAAACTTATAAATTTATTTCCATTTTTTCAAAAGCGTATTATTAAACTAAAACAGAAAGTTTTTAAAGATCGATTGCTTACAATTGGGCAAGTTATGATTCTTAGAATGATGCCTTTCGTTCATTTTCATTTACTTTCTTTATATTTAATGGATATGACAAAAACATACCGTGAGTACATGACATATTCTATTGCTGGTGTCATCTTTCCCTCAATGCTTTATACAGCATTTGGTCAAGGCATCACAGAGCTTCCTTGGTACTTATCACTTGTTTTTTTCACTCTTCTTGCCATGATTTTCTCCTTTCTAGGTAAAAGGGGAACAGCTGTTTATAAATGGGGGAAATTCTTTCCGAGTAAAATGTATGAACGTAGTTGA
- a CDS encoding DUF1294 domain-containing protein — translation MQIVDISLLIWLLMMNLIGMILMKIDKRRARRNEWRISEARLFLIAALGGAIGMWFTSKVIRHKTKKWRFRLGFPLFTICHVALLVHFSM, via the coding sequence ATGCAAATAGTTGATATTAGCCTTTTAATATGGCTTTTAATGATGAATTTAATTGGGATGATATTAATGAAGATAGATAAGCGCCGGGCCCGAAGGAATGAATGGCGAATATCAGAAGCAAGGCTCTTTTTAATAGCAGCACTCGGTGGCGCAATAGGTATGTGGTTTACATCAAAGGTTATTAGACATAAGACTAAAAAATGGCGTTTCCGCCTCGGATTCCCATTGTTTACTATATGTCACGTGGCTTTACTTGTTCATTTTTCTATGTGA
- the rplT gene encoding 50S ribosomal protein L20 yields MARVKGGYVARRRRKKVLKLAKGYVGSKHRLFKTAQGQVMKSFLYAYRDRRQKKRDFRKLWIARINAAARINGLSYNRFMHGLKQSGIDMNRKMLADLAVNDEKGFTELAEKAKAGLK; encoded by the coding sequence ATGGCTAGAGTAAAAGGCGGGTATGTTGCCCGACGGCGTCGTAAAAAAGTTTTAAAACTTGCAAAAGGATATGTAGGATCAAAGCATAGATTATTTAAAACAGCACAAGGGCAGGTAATGAAATCTTTCCTTTATGCTTACCGTGACCGTCGCCAGAAAAAACGCGACTTCCGTAAGCTTTGGATTGCTCGAATTAATGCAGCAGCCCGTATAAATGGTTTGTCTTATAATCGTTTCATGCATGGCTTAAAGCAGTCTGGTATTGACATGAACCGTAAGATGCTAGCTGATTTAGCAGTCAATGACGAAAAAGGATTTACAGAGCTTGCTGAAAAGGCGAAAGCTGGTTTAAAATAA
- the rpmI gene encoding 50S ribosomal protein L35: MPKMKTHSGASKRFKRTGSGKLKRGHAFTSHLAANKSQKQKRKLRKAGLVSKGDQRRIDTMVK, encoded by the coding sequence ATGCCTAAAATGAAAACACACAGCGGTGCATCTAAACGCTTTAAAAGAACTGGGAGCGGGAAACTTAAGCGCGGACACGCTTTCACTAGTCACTTAGCTGCTAACAAATCTCAGAAGCAAAAGCGTAAACTACGTAAAGCTGGGCTTGTAAGTAAAGGTGACCAACGACGAATTGATACAATGGTAAAATAA
- the infC gene encoding translation initiation factor IF-3 — translation MFVNENIRAREVRLIGANGDQIGVKSKQEALDMARNADLDLVMVAPNAKPPVCRIMDYGKYRFEQQKKDKEARKKQKVINIKEVRLSPNIEDHDFNTKLRNARKFLSKGDKVKAAIRFRGRAITHSELGRDVLMKLAEECKDISTIESKPKMEGRSMFLVLAPTAEK, via the coding sequence ATGTTCGTTAACGAAAACATTCGCGCACGGGAAGTTCGTTTAATTGGTGCTAATGGTGATCAAATTGGTGTCAAGTCAAAACAGGAAGCCCTAGACATGGCTAGAAATGCTGATTTGGATTTAGTCATGGTTGCACCTAATGCTAAACCTCCCGTCTGCCGAATTATGGACTATGGGAAATATCGTTTCGAGCAGCAAAAGAAAGACAAAGAAGCTCGTAAAAAGCAAAAGGTTATTAATATCAAAGAAGTTCGTTTAAGTCCAAATATTGAGGATCACGATTTTAACACGAAGCTTCGAAATGCAAGAAAGTTTTTAAGTAAGGGGGATAAAGTGAAAGCAGCTATCCGTTTCCGTGGACGTGCTATCACCCACTCCGAGCTTGGCCGAGATGTTCTTATGAAACTAGCTGAGGAATGCAAAGATATCTCAACTATAGAATCAAAGCCTAAGATGGAAGGGCGCAGTATGTTTTTAGTTCTCGCCCCGACAGCTGAAAAGTAA
- the thrS gene encoding threonine--tRNA ligase — protein sequence MADVKEMIKLIFPDGAKKEFQKGTTTEEIAASISPGLRKNALAGKLDGEHIDLNEPILTDGNVEIITYDTEDGLHILRHSTAHLLAQAVKRLYGDVKLGVGPVIEEGFYYDIDMPHKLTPEDLPKIEKEMKRIMDENLQIRRIEVSREEAMGKYKEIGDELKLELLEDIPEGESISIYEQGEFFDLCRGVHVPSTSKLKKFKLLQINGAYWRGDSKNKMLQRIYGTAFPKQSQVDDYLKLLEERKERDHRKLGKELDIFTVNQKVGQGLPLWLPKGATVRRIIERYIVDVEERLGYDHVYTPVLGSVELYKTSGHWDHYQDDMFPVLEMDNEDLVLRPMNCPHHMMIYKNQKHSYRNLPLRIAELGTMHRHEMSGALAGLQRVRGMTLNDAHIFARPDQLKEEFIRVVELIQAVYTDFGINDYYFRLSYRDPEDKEKYIDNNEMWEKAQGMLKEAADEMGVDYIEAEGEAAFYGPKLDVQVKTALGKDETLSTVQLDFLLPERFDLTYTGEDGKDHRPVVIHRGVVSTMERFVAFLLEEYKGAFPTWLAPVQVQAIPVSDVHMDYVRKVEAELKKAGVRVNVDVRDEKLGYKIREAQMKKIPYLLVLGDKEIATNGVNVRRYGQKETEEVSLDQFIDQIQEDIKNYSRQR from the coding sequence ATGGCAGATGTTAAAGAGATGATTAAACTTATTTTTCCTGATGGAGCTAAGAAAGAGTTTCAAAAGGGAACGACAACCGAGGAGATCGCAGCCTCTATTTCTCCGGGCCTGAGGAAAAATGCACTAGCCGGGAAGCTTGATGGAGAGCACATTGATCTTAATGAGCCGATTTTAACTGATGGGAACGTTGAAATCATCACATATGATACGGAAGATGGTCTTCATATCTTAAGACATAGTACTGCTCATTTACTAGCACAAGCAGTCAAACGGTTGTATGGTGATGTTAAGCTTGGTGTGGGACCTGTCATCGAAGAAGGCTTCTATTATGACATTGATATGCCTCATAAACTGACACCAGAGGATTTACCAAAGATCGAAAAAGAAATGAAACGAATTATGGATGAAAATCTTCAGATTAGACGTATCGAAGTGAGTCGTGAAGAAGCCATGGGAAAATACAAGGAAATCGGCGATGAGTTAAAACTAGAATTGCTTGAAGACATACCAGAAGGCGAATCAATTAGTATTTATGAGCAAGGGGAGTTTTTTGATCTTTGTCGCGGTGTGCACGTTCCTTCTACGAGTAAATTAAAGAAATTTAAATTATTGCAAATAAATGGTGCCTATTGGCGTGGTGACAGCAAAAATAAAATGCTGCAACGTATTTATGGAACTGCCTTTCCAAAGCAGTCACAAGTGGACGACTATTTAAAGCTCCTAGAGGAAAGAAAGGAGCGGGATCACAGGAAACTAGGGAAAGAGCTCGATATATTTACTGTCAATCAAAAAGTGGGACAAGGACTGCCACTTTGGTTACCTAAAGGGGCAACTGTTCGCCGTATTATCGAACGTTATATCGTCGATGTTGAAGAACGCTTAGGTTATGATCATGTCTATACACCTGTGCTTGGAAGTGTTGAATTATATAAAACATCAGGACATTGGGATCATTATCAGGATGATATGTTCCCTGTGTTGGAGATGGATAACGAGGATCTCGTTTTACGCCCGATGAATTGTCCACATCATATGATGATTTATAAAAACCAAAAACACAGCTATCGCAATTTGCCCTTAAGAATTGCTGAGTTAGGCACCATGCATCGCCATGAGATGTCTGGGGCTCTCGCTGGGCTACAACGTGTGCGTGGCATGACTTTGAATGACGCTCATATTTTTGCCAGACCAGATCAATTAAAAGAGGAGTTTATTCGCGTTGTAGAATTAATTCAAGCTGTTTACACGGATTTCGGAATTAATGACTACTATTTCCGTTTATCCTATCGAGATCCTGAAGATAAAGAAAAATATATTGATAATAATGAGATGTGGGAGAAAGCACAAGGAATGTTAAAAGAAGCAGCTGATGAAATGGGTGTTGATTATATAGAAGCTGAAGGAGAAGCTGCTTTTTACGGACCGAAGCTTGACGTTCAAGTAAAAACAGCTTTAGGAAAAGATGAAACACTTTCCACAGTCCAGCTAGACTTCCTACTTCCTGAGCGATTTGATTTAACGTATACAGGAGAAGATGGGAAAGATCATCGCCCAGTGGTCATTCATCGCGGTGTTGTTTCAACAATGGAACGCTTTGTCGCCTTCCTGTTAGAAGAATACAAAGGGGCTTTCCCAACATGGCTCGCCCCAGTACAAGTACAAGCTATTCCTGTTAGTGACGTTCATATGGATTACGTCCGTAAAGTTGAAGCTGAGCTGAAAAAAGCCGGTGTACGTGTAAATGTAGATGTAAGAGATGAAAAATTAGGCTATAAAATTCGTGAAGCTCAAATGAAAAAGATTCCGTACTTGCTCGTTCTTGGTGACAAGGAAATCGCAACAAATGGCGTTAATGTCCGACGCTATGGTCAAAAAGAGACAGAAGAGGTTTCACTTGACCAATTTATAGATCAGATTCAAGAAGATATTAAAAATTATTCGAGGCAACGCTGA
- a CDS encoding putative sporulation protein YtxC, with product MLVIEFKDSHIGEAFYHQLKQSLAVTERSNDDLIHIHFKEKETLTTLSIEGVNSLRREEQQAIISVLTNVTIIHFFPKWLKQFLKEMFYYEDEQEIQAIIQTAKSLFFSSGGEEDRRFTMTFLQWQQDIFHKLAPFVEKNISFSFDSFLFFRLKPSREKLLSLAEVAIDEYKLELEYQLMLDRCRDFLKRQSPRVHTVYVFLKNGIEFYDSDMEKISVQQIYEWLETGTPFERNLPVNERMIGPLVSMAPKRIFIDSAYCDDDLYHTLKNIFEERLFTSSMTFGQKQLSVKKSSFLS from the coding sequence TTGCTAGTTATTGAGTTTAAGGATTCACACATCGGTGAAGCCTTTTATCATCAACTGAAACAATCTTTAGCTGTTACAGAACGATCGAATGACGACCTCATTCATATTCATTTTAAAGAAAAGGAGACTTTGACAACGTTATCGATTGAAGGAGTTAACTCTCTGCGAAGAGAAGAACAACAAGCTATTATTAGTGTTCTTACAAATGTAACAATCATTCATTTTTTTCCTAAGTGGTTAAAGCAATTCCTTAAAGAAATGTTCTATTATGAGGACGAACAAGAAATTCAAGCTATTATTCAAACGGCTAAATCATTATTTTTTTCATCAGGTGGGGAGGAAGACAGAAGATTTACTATGACTTTTTTACAGTGGCAACAGGATATTTTTCATAAGTTAGCACCATTTGTAGAAAAAAATATCTCATTTTCCTTTGATTCGTTTTTGTTTTTCCGCTTGAAGCCTTCTCGTGAAAAACTGTTATCTTTAGCGGAGGTAGCTATTGACGAATACAAGTTGGAGTTGGAGTATCAATTGATGCTTGATCGATGTCGTGATTTTTTGAAAAGACAATCACCGCGGGTGCATACCGTTTACGTTTTTTTGAAAAATGGCATTGAGTTTTATGATAGTGATATGGAAAAAATTTCAGTACAACAGATTTATGAATGGTTAGAAACAGGTACCCCATTTGAAAGGAATTTGCCAGTTAATGAACGAATGATCGGGCCGCTTGTCAGTATGGCACCTAAGAGAATTTTTATTGATTCTGCTTATTGTGATGATGACTTATATCATACGCTTAAAAACATATTTGAGGAACGACTCTTTACATCTTCCATGACGTTTGGTCAAAAGCAACTTTCTGTCAAAAAATCTTCATTTCTGTCTTGA
- the mqnC gene encoding dehypoxanthine futalosine cyclase, whose protein sequence is MSIDHILDRARQGERLSVDDAIELYKSDEVEKMGELANDIMKKWHPEPKTTFVIGRNVNYTNLCDTYCRFCAFYRPPNAKDGYVLDNEEIFRKIQETIDVDGTEILMQGGTNPNLPFSYYTNLLREIKKRFDITMHSFSPAEIYKMVEVSGLSLEEVLKELHNAGLDSVPGGGAEILDNRTRRRISRLKGTWEEWIHCMKAVKKAGMHGTATMVIGFGETYEERALHLQRVRDAQDEADCFLAFISWTFQPDNTNMKGERITPRDYLKNLAISRIFLDNIANFQSSWVTMGPETGKKSLSYGCNDFGSTMMEENVVSAAGATYKVDTNLIIRFIREAGKIPVQRDTKYNHIRTFKEGEKAERDFVMQN, encoded by the coding sequence ATGAGTATTGATCATATTCTTGATCGGGCAAGACAAGGGGAGCGTCTCTCAGTTGATGATGCCATTGAACTATACAAGAGTGATGAAGTTGAAAAAATGGGTGAGCTAGCTAATGACATTATGAAAAAGTGGCATCCTGAGCCTAAAACGACCTTTGTTATTGGCAGAAACGTTAATTATACAAACCTGTGTGATACATATTGCCGGTTTTGTGCATTTTATCGTCCGCCAAACGCGAAAGACGGATACGTATTGGATAATGAAGAGATTTTTAGAAAAATACAAGAAACGATAGATGTGGATGGAACAGAAATTTTAATGCAGGGCGGTACGAACCCTAATTTGCCTTTTAGTTATTACACAAACTTACTGAGAGAAATTAAAAAGCGGTTTGACATTACAATGCATTCTTTCTCACCGGCAGAGATTTATAAAATGGTTGAAGTATCAGGGCTTTCATTAGAGGAAGTGTTAAAAGAGCTCCACAATGCTGGACTTGATTCTGTCCCAGGGGGTGGAGCAGAAATTCTTGACAACAGAACTCGACGCCGAATCAGTCGTCTTAAAGGCACTTGGGAAGAGTGGATTCACTGCATGAAAGCAGTGAAAAAAGCAGGTATGCACGGAACTGCTACAATGGTTATCGGTTTTGGAGAAACGTATGAAGAACGAGCGTTGCATCTCCAAAGAGTGCGCGATGCTCAAGACGAGGCGGACTGTTTTCTCGCCTTTATTTCTTGGACATTCCAACCCGACAATACGAATATGAAAGGGGAAAGAATAACCCCAAGAGATTATTTAAAGAACCTTGCCATATCTCGTATTTTTCTTGATAATATCGCTAACTTTCAATCCTCTTGGGTTACAATGGGGCCGGAAACAGGGAAGAAGTCTCTTTCGTATGGATGTAACGATTTTGGGAGCACGATGATGGAGGAAAATGTTGTCTCAGCAGCAGGTGCTACTTATAAAGTAGACACGAACCTTATTATTCGTTTCATTCGTGAAGCTGGAAAAATTCCTGTGCAGCGAGATACGAAGTACAACCATATTCGTACCTTTAAAGAGGGAGAAAAGGCGGAGAGAGACTTTGTTATGCAGAATTAG
- the dnaI gene encoding primosomal protein DnaI, with product MESINQSLRQFSNPRLQQQFQKLKNDVLEDARIRSFLASYPELTTEQRDNGLNELYQYKEQWQNCDNCPGLAACPNLVKGYQPHLTIYRHDIHLEYQTCPLKRKADERKRHASFVKSLYIPKEMTEVSFDDFHEDNPSRVKAFAKAMAFCAEVKPGENGRGLYIHGPFGVGKTFLVGAIANDLADRETTTMIVYAPDFFRELKTGISDGSYQDKLDMVKQAPVLILDDIGAETMSNWVRDDILGAMLQFRMMEKLPTVFTSNFDLEELAIHLSSTQRGGIERVDQLKAGRILERIKHMNDVIDMKGENKRDK from the coding sequence ATGGAGTCTATTAATCAATCATTACGACAGTTCTCTAACCCGCGTCTTCAACAGCAATTTCAAAAATTAAAGAACGACGTGTTAGAAGATGCTCGTATACGCTCTTTTTTAGCCTCATATCCTGAATTGACGACTGAGCAAAGAGATAACGGCTTGAACGAGCTCTATCAATATAAAGAGCAATGGCAAAACTGTGACAACTGTCCTGGTCTCGCTGCATGTCCAAATTTAGTTAAGGGCTATCAACCACACTTAACAATATATAGACATGATATTCACCTCGAATATCAAACTTGCCCTTTAAAAAGGAAAGCTGATGAAAGAAAGCGACATGCTTCCTTCGTTAAAAGTCTTTATATTCCAAAAGAAATGACAGAGGTAAGCTTCGATGATTTTCATGAAGATAACCCATCTCGTGTCAAAGCATTCGCAAAAGCGATGGCCTTTTGTGCTGAGGTTAAACCAGGGGAAAATGGCAGGGGGTTATATATTCACGGTCCTTTTGGGGTTGGAAAAACGTTTCTTGTTGGCGCAATTGCTAATGATTTAGCTGATAGAGAGACGACTACGATGATCGTCTATGCACCTGACTTTTTCAGAGAATTAAAAACGGGTATTTCAGATGGGTCTTATCAGGATAAATTGGATATGGTGAAGCAAGCACCCGTTTTAATTTTAGACGATATTGGTGCTGAAACGATGTCCAATTGGGTTCGTGATGATATATTAGGTGCCATGCTGCAATTTAGAATGATGGAAAAACTTCCGACTGTTTTTACGTCAAATTTTGACTTAGAAGAATTAGCTATCCATTTGTCTTCTACTCAAAGAGGAGGGATAGAGAGGGTTGATCAGTTAAAGGCAGGAAGAATTCTTGAACGAATTAAGCATATGAATGATGTGATTGACATGAAAGGGGAAAACAAGCGGGATAAATAA